One window of Streptomyces sp. NBC_00273 genomic DNA carries:
- a CDS encoding M20 family metallopeptidase, whose protein sequence is MHQSTAVSVDAMLEDLRTLVEVESPSRDLDALNASARAVAAVIESRLGGRAVLVESQAGPHVHWSGGGDPRVLILGHHDTVFPLGTLGRRPFRVEGGHATGPGVFDMLGGLVQALHGLAALDDLSGVEVLVTADEEVGSGSSRVLIEERARACGAVLVFEGAADGGGLKTGRKGCGTFEVVVKGRAAHAGLEPEAGVNALVEAAYQVLDLVALGRPEIGTTVTPTVASAGTSDNVVPAEATVWVDVRVESAAEKERVEAAMAALAPHLDGAEIVVRGSVGRPPMPESASAELFEMARRLLPGIEGKAVGGGSDGNFTGALGVPTLDGLGAVGGGAHADHEYLVVDAMAERAHLVTGLVNAIRDGG, encoded by the coding sequence ATGCACCAGAGCACTGCCGTGAGTGTTGACGCGATGCTCGAGGACTTGCGCACGCTCGTCGAGGTCGAGTCCCCCTCGCGTGACCTCGATGCGCTGAACGCGTCGGCCCGTGCTGTGGCGGCCGTCATCGAGAGCCGGCTGGGCGGGCGGGCCGTCCTGGTGGAGAGCCAGGCCGGGCCGCACGTGCACTGGTCGGGCGGGGGCGATCCCCGGGTGCTGATCCTCGGTCACCACGACACGGTCTTCCCGCTGGGCACGCTGGGGCGCCGCCCCTTCCGGGTGGAGGGCGGGCACGCGACGGGCCCCGGGGTCTTCGACATGCTCGGGGGTCTGGTTCAGGCCCTCCACGGCCTGGCGGCGCTGGACGACCTCTCGGGTGTGGAGGTCCTGGTGACCGCTGACGAGGAGGTCGGTTCCGGTTCCTCCCGGGTTCTGATCGAGGAGCGGGCTCGTGCCTGCGGCGCGGTGCTCGTGTTCGAGGGTGCGGCCGACGGCGGGGGCCTGAAGACGGGGCGCAAGGGGTGCGGCACGTTCGAGGTGGTCGTCAAGGGGCGGGCGGCGCATGCGGGGTTGGAGCCGGAGGCCGGAGTGAACGCGCTGGTCGAGGCCGCGTACCAGGTGCTGGACCTCGTGGCGCTCGGCCGGCCGGAGATCGGGACGACGGTGACGCCGACCGTGGCCTCGGCGGGAACCTCGGACAACGTCGTTCCGGCGGAGGCGACGGTGTGGGTCGACGTCCGGGTCGAGTCGGCCGCGGAGAAGGAGCGCGTCGAGGCGGCGATGGCGGCACTGGCTCCGCACCTGGACGGGGCGGAGATCGTGGTTCGGGGGTCCGTGGGCCGGCCCCCGATGCCGGAGTCGGCGTCGGCGGAGTTGTTCGAGATGGCGCGGCGACTGCTGCCGGGCATCGAGGGCAAGGCGGTCGGCGGCGGCAGCGACGGCAACTTCACGGGCGCGTTGGGGGTGCCTACGCTCGACGGCTTGGGAGCGGTCGGCGGCGGCGCGCACGCCGACCACGAGTACCTGGTGGTCGATGCGATGGCGGAGCGGGCGCATCTCGTCACGGGACTCGTGAACGCGATCCGCGACGGCGGGTAG